TTCGAATCCCCCTACCCCGACCATATTTGGGTCGTTAGCTCAGTTGGTAGAGCAGTTGGCTTTTAACCAATTGGTCGTAGGTTCGAATCCCACACGACCCACCATTTTTGAGACCAGTTAACGCTGGAATCGAATCTTAAGATCAGAGGCCAAAAGCCCTGATCGAAGAAGGCGACTGAAAGGTCGCCTTTTTTTTACCGGGGTATAGCGCAGTCCGGTAGCGCGCCTGCTTTGGGAGCAGGATGTCAGGAGTTCGAATCCCCTTACCCCGACCATATTAAAAATCCTCGTATCGAAAGATACGGGGATTTTTTTTGCTCGTTTTCTACTTCATTTGTGCGAATTCCAAACAGATATTGTGCTGATTGGTGCGTTGGTGCTGCGGCGGTCGCCTCCTAGACTGGGCTCCGTCAGTTACTTACCCCAACAGGAATTCGCATCATGACCCGTACCGTATCGTTGCTCTGCCCTCAATCGACTCGTTCATTGCCTGCATGGGCCAAATCCACGCTCGTTGGTTTGGGCATGATGTTGGGTTTCGGCCAATTTGCCGCCGCCGCCGATGCCGCGGCGAACCCGCATCCCACTATCCGTGCCATGTCGGGAGCGGAATCCATCGGCCGGCTGGACCCGAAAACCACCGCCTTGCTGGTGATCGACTTCCAGAATGAATACTTCACCGGCCGCATGCCGATCCCGGACGGTATGAAGGCCCTGGAAAATACCCAACACCTGATCACGTTTGCCGACAAGGAACACATCCAGGTTATCCATGTGCAACACATCGCCCCAGACGGCGCGGCTGTATTCGCAACCAATGGCAAGACGGTCGATTTCCACCCCTTGATGAAGCCGCGCCCGCAAGACAAATTGGTGCAGAAAACCACCGTCAGCGTCTTTGCCAGTACCGATCTGGATGCCCAATTGAAGCAAGCCGGCATCAAGACCCTGATCATCACGGGCCTGATGACGCACGCCTGTGTCGCCGGTGCCGCCCGGGACGCTGCGCCGTTGGGGTATGACGTTGTGGTAGCATCCGATGCCACCGCGACCCGGGCGATCACCCGTGTCGATGGCCGTTCGGTGACCAAGGATGAGTTGCACAACGCGGCGCTGGCTGAGATCGAAGACACCTTCGGTTCTGTGCTGACCACCTCGCAAATCATCGCTCTGCCGGTTAACTGATTCCCCTGACCAGTCTGGGATCGCCCGTTCCATGAACCAGTTATCCGCCATGCGCGCCTTTCGGGGCATCGTTGAAGCCAAGGGGTTCTCTGCTGCCGCAGAACGCCTGGACACCACACACTCGACGATTTCCCGGCAGTTGCAGCAACTGGAAACTGAATTGGGCGCCCAGCTGATCAATCGCAATACGCGGCGCTTCAGCTTGACCTCGGCAGGGGAGCAATACTACGCAGCGTGCGTTGATATCCTTGATCGCGTCGAGGCCGCCTCCCAGGCTGTCGCCCAAGGGCATCAGCGTGCGGAAGGTCTGCTGAGGGTCAGTGTTCCGCTGGTGGTGGGGACGTTGGACCTGCCGCAATGGTTGCCGGGTTTTCAGCGACGCTACCCGGATATCGAGCTTGAGTTGCATTGCGATGATCAGTTTGTCGATCTGGTCGCTGACGGCTTTGACGTCGCCCTGCGTATCGCCAGCGCCTTGGCGGACACGACGTTGATGGCCCGAGCGTTGACGATTTCCAAACAGGTGCTGGTAGCCTCGCCGGCTTACATTGGTCGCCATGGTTTGCCACGTTCGGCCCAGGAGCTCGATAAGCACCGCCTGCTGACATTCATTGGCGCCTCGTCGGACTGGGTGTTGAGCCCGGTACGCGGTGAGGCCGTCACGGTGACGCCCTCCGGGCGGTTCAGGAGCAATACCATCAGTGCGCTGCATGCGGCGACATTGGCGGGGGCGGGCATTGCGTGTTTTACCCAGGCTACGGTGCGCAGTGATTTGGCGCAGGACCGCCTGGTGCCGATCCTGCCTAATTACTCGCTAGGCGAGCGGCACTATTACGCCCTTTATCCACAGTCCCGGCACTTGGCACCGAAGGTGCGGGCGTTCGTCGACCATATGGCTGAGTTTTACAGGGCCCAATAAAAATCCCCCTCTCTTTCGAGAGGGGGATTTTTTTCAGCGGCATAGTCGATCAGTGCAGCTTGAGCCGTGGCTCGGTGCCACGCCCGATCTTGCTGCCCAGCATCAGCATCGCCGTGCGGAAGAAGCCATACAGCGCCATCTGGTGCATGCGGTACAGCGACACATAGAACATCCGCGCCAACCAGCCTTCGAGCATCACACTGCCGGTGAGGTTGCCCATCAAGTTACCCACTGCCGAGAAGCGCGACAGCGAGATCAGCGAGCCGTAGTCGGTGTACTTGTAGCTCGGCAGGTCCTTGCCTTCGATGCGCAGCTTCAGCGACTTGGCCAGCAACGAGGCCTGCTGGTGTGCTGCCTGGGCGCGTGGCGGTACGTTGCGGTCGGTGCCCGGTTGCGGGCAAGCGGCGCAGTCGCCAAAGGCGAAGACGTTTTCGTCGCGGGTGGTTTGCAGTGTCGGCAGTACTTGCAGTTGATTGATGCGGTTGGTTTCCAGGCCATCGATGTCCTTGAGGAAGCCTGGCGCACGAATCCCGGCGGCCCAGACCTTGAGGCTGGCGGGGATTATCTGGCCGCTGCTGGTGATCAACGCATCGGCGGTCACTTCGCTCACCGCCGAATTGGTCAGCACAGTCACCCCAAGTTTCTCCAGGGTTTTATGCACAGGCCCGCCGATACGCTCCGGCAGGGCAGGCAGCACCCGTGGGCCGGCTTCGATCAGGGTGATGTGCATGTTTTCCGGCTTGATGCGGTCCAGGCCGTAGGCGGCCAGTTCATGGGCGGCGTTATGCAGTTCGGCGGCCAGCTCGACCCCGGTTGCACCCGCGCCGACGATGGCGACGCTGATCTTTTCCACCACGTCCGTCTGCCCGGCATGGGCGCGCAGGTAGTGGTTGAGCAATTGCTGGTGGAAGCGCTCGGCTTGCTTGCGGGTGTCGAGGAACAGGCAGTGTTGTGCCGCGCCTTCGGTGCCGAAGTCATTGGTGGTGCTGCCCACGGCAATCACCAGGCTGTCATAGCCCAGCACGCGCGCGGGCACCAGCTCACGGCCTTCTTCGTCGAGGGTGGCGGCCAGCTGGATTTTCTTCTGCTCACGGTCAAGCCCGCTCATGCGCCCCAGCTGGAACTCGAAGTGGTTCCATTTGGCCTGGGCAACATAGTTGAGTTCGTCTTCCGAAGAATTCAGCGAGCCGGCCGCCACTTCGTGCAGCAAGGGTTTCCAGATGTGGGTCAGGTTGGCGTCCACCAGCGTGATGCTGGCGGTGCCGCGCTTGCCCAGAGTCTTACCCAGGCGGGTAGCCAACTCCAGGCCGCCGGCGCCGCCGCCGACGATAATAATACGATGGGTCATGGGGATATCTCGCAAGGCTAAAAGAAATCGGAGCAGTTACCCCCGCGAGCGCCAGGCAGCTCATAGCGTCAGGTAACTCAAAAGTCGGCTCAGCAGGCCCAGGCCGATCACTACAACAAGCACCACACCCAGGAGCAGCCATGGCCGGAAAGGCTTGCGCTCGACTCGGTTTTGGGAGAGTTGCAGGTACTCTTCGACATGCTGTTGGTCATCGGGGTTCAGGCGGCTGGTCATAAAGGCCTCGTCAGGTAGACGTTGCAAAAGGGCGCCACGTTACAGTCCGGGGGATCAGAGGCTGATGCCCACGTCGAATACTATGCTGCGGCCCAGGTTGTTGCGCAAGAAATCCGGTGCGTCCGGGTGCGCGAACAACACCCGTGCAAACGTCGGTCCCACCAATGACAGTGAGCGCCAGCCCTGGCGCAGGTATTCCGTCGGTGGCGGAAAATGGCTGTTCAGGTCGAGCACTTCGCGCTTGAGGCTGGTGAAGGCGACGATATCCAGCTCGCCCAGATCCATCCCGCGCTCTTTATAGTTATGGGCTTTCTTGCGCAGTGTAGGCGCCAGGCGCAATAGAAACTCATGGGCGGGGATGCGTCGCGGCTTGGTCTCGCGTCGTACCAGTTGGCTCAGGGAGAAGGCGCTGCGCCGGCGCAGTAACTCGTCGCGCCATTCGTCGTTCAGGCGGCGGCCCTCATCCAGTACGAAAAACACCTCGAAGCTGGCGTCACGAAAAAGTACGTCCGGGGGCTCTTGCCCTGCGGCGTGAAACTCTTCGGCTCGATAAGGCACGTTCAAGCCTTGCAGCAGGCGCTGGCAGACCCAACGCTCACGCTCCCATTTGCGGGCATTGGACAGGAACGCGTTGGCTTGTTCGGCCGCTACGGTGAGCAGGCGCAAGTAATCTGAGTCATCCATAGCTAGCAGCTTAGCGCTCAAATGTGATGAAAAAAAACAAAAGTCGGGCGCATTTCCACCTTGGAGGATGCGCTCTTGAATATGCGGCTGGGAAATTTCCTACAAGTACGGGGAAGTTTCCTACTTTTTTGTTCCTCCTCGAACCCTAAATTCACTCCCTCACCGAGCCTCTGATCTAACGTCAGCCGCGCTCGACCTGGATGCCTCCGGCGTCCTTATCGCCGGTTTGGCGGTTAGTCTGAGGTTTTGAATCATGCACACCCTTCACCCGAAACGCCCGGCGATACTTGCCCTTTCGCCGCTGGCACTGGCCATGTTCATGCTGCAGCCTACCCCCGCGCGGGCGTTTACACCCACGGTCAACAATGGCGCAGTGGTCGATGGCGAGATGGTGACGGGGGGGCAGCAGAGCATTGGCACCAACGGCACGGCCAACAACACTTTGATTGAGGTGACGGGCACTCAGGCTGTTTTCCAGCATGGTGTCTCCAATGATGCAACGGTCAATGGCCGCCAACTGGTGCAAAGCGGCACGTCCAATCGCGCAGTGGTCAATGTCGGCGGTTCTCAAGTTGTCAGTGCCGGGGGGATCGCCAACGGAACGGTCTTGAATGGCGGCACACAGACAGTGCAAACCCCAAACAGCCGCGCCAACGGCACCGTGATTAATTCGGGCGGTGTGCAAACCCTCACGCTTGGTGCGTCCGCAGCGGACACCGTCATTAACGACGGTGGCGTGCAGACGGTGATCAATCAGGGGGCGGCGCTTAACACGTTTGTGTTGACCGGCGGCGTCCAAAATCTGGAACGCGGCATCCTGGGCGGTGCCGTGGCGACCGATACCCATATCAGCGGTGGTGTGCAGAACGTTTACGACAGTGCTACCGCCAATAACAGTACGGTCAGCAACGGCGGCCAGGTCAACCTCTTCGGCGGTGCACAGGCCAATGGACTGGTGGCGGACGCGGGCGGTAGCGTTAGTGTCATGGAAAACGGCGTAAAAACCGTGGACTCGCTGACCCTCAATGGGGGGCGTCTGGTTTTCGCGCCAAGTACCGACGGCACCTTCAAGACCTTCACCGTCAATGCGTTGTCCGGCAGCGGCAGTATCCTGATGAATACCGACATCGCCAGCGCGCAAAACGATGTGTTGGTGGTGGAGGGCGCCGGACTGGCGAGCGGCAACCATACGTTGATCGTGGCGGATTCGGGCCATGAGCCGGGTACAGCGGACGGCCGTTTGCTGTTGGTAGACACCCATGGCGGCAGCGCCAAGTTCGATCTGTACGGCGGGCATGTCGATGCCGGCGCCTTTCGATACGGCCTGCAGCAAGAAGGTGACGATTGGGTATTGGCCAGTGCTGGCAAAGGGCCCTCTGGGCCGTCGCCGCAGAACCTCTCTTCGGGGGCCAACGCCGCCATCGCTGCACACACCGCCAGCGCCAGCCTATGGAGTGCGCAGATGAACGCGCTGGTCAAACGCCTGGGCGAATTGCGGATGGGCGAGGATAACGGGGGCGTATGGACTCGGGCCATCAGCAGGCGTTTCGATGTGAGCGAGCAGTCCAGCCGTGCCTATTCCCAGAATATCTCCGGGCTTGAAATCGGCGCCGACAAGGCAGTGGCGCTGAGCAACGGCAGGGTGTATCTCGGCGCCATGGTGGGTACTGCCCGGTCGGACCAGGATTTCGGTGAGGGCGCTTCGGGCAACACCGACAGCAAGATGTTCGGTGTGTATGCCACTTACCTGCACGACAACGGCATCTACGTCGACAGTGTGCTGAAGTACAGCCGGTTCGACAACGATATCAAGATGCCGACCAACCTCGGCGATCGGGTGAAGGGGTCGTATAAAACCAATGGAGTGGGCGCGGATATCGAAGTGGGCAAGCACATCCCTTTGGGAAGTGGCTGGTTCGTCGAGCCTCAACTTGAACTCACCGCGACTCGCACCCAAGGCGCCGACTACACCGCGAGCAATGGCTTGAGGGTCAAGTCCGACGATCTCGACTCGTTGCAGAGCCGTGTGGGTTCACTGTTCGGCCGTAGCCTGGCATTGAGCAACGGCATGAAGGCGCAGCCGTACGTGAAGGCGTCCTATGTCACTGAGCACGCCGGTGGCAGCAAGGTCAGCGTCAATGGCAATAAGCTCGATGCCAAGTTGCCGGGCGATCGTGTAGAGCTGGGCTTTGGTGGTGTGTTGCAAGTCAGCGAGAAGAGCAAGATCTCCCTGGATGCCGAGTACGCCAAAGGCAATTCCATCGAGCAGCCGTGGGGTGTGAACCTGGGGTATCGCTACCTGTGGTAAAGCGCGGTGTAGACTGATCACCCGATAGCAACCTTTTGGGTGAGATAAAGCCATGATCAGCGCCGCGATGCTAGCGCCGCAAACCCTCGGTATCGGCTGGGTGTTGTATGCGCCGGTGCTGGTGTGGGCGGTCCTGCGTTCGCCCTGGGTGGAGCTGTTCGCCGACCGGCGCCGCCAGCACCTGCTCTTCGGCACGGTGTTCGCATTGTTCATGTTGTGGCTGGTCCGGCGGGACTTCGATACCGGTGTGTCCTACCACTTCATTGGCATGACTGCCGTGACCCTGCTGCTGGATTGGCCCTTGGCAATTGTCGGCGGCTTCGCGGCCCAGTTCGGGTTGATGTTGTTGGGGCGCCAGGACCTGGGCGCCCTTGGCATCAATGGCCTGTTGCTGGTCGTGCTGCCGGTGCTGGTCACTGAAGCCTGTGCGCAGTTGGTCGAGCGAGCGCAACCGCGTAATCCCTTCGTATACATCTTTTGTTCCGGATTTTTTGCCGCCGCATTATCGGCCTTGCTCTGCCTGCTGTTCGGGCTGGGGCTGCTGTGGTTCGACGGCCGTTTCGCCATGCCGGAATGGCTGGAGGATTTCGTTGGCTACCTGTGGCTGATCATCTTTCCCGAGGCCTTTATCAACGGCATGGTCGTCAGCGCCCTGGTGGTGTTTTGCCCGGAATGGCTGGAGACTTTCAACCGCACGCGTTACCTCTCGGCGCCCTGGAAGGATGACGATTCGCAGCGTTGATCCAGATCAAATCTCACGCGCCCTGGCAGGCCCATGCTCTGCAAAATTTTTCCAGGAGCACGGATCATGAGTGTGTACGAGTGGGCACGGCAGGAATTGCGCAGAAGCCAGGACGCGGCACAGGAAATCGGTTTTGACCCAGGCCTGACCCTGCGCGCCATGCTCAGTGCAGTGGTGCAGCAGAGCAAGGGGGTGCGCAGTTTCGAAGACCTGGCCGACGAGCTGCAATACCTTGCAGAAAACCTCGACGACCAGCAGGAATACGCCTTTATGCGCCCTTAGTGGCGCGGTGGAAGGTCTTCGGAAAACAGTTCGTCTTCGGCATCCGGGGCCACGGGGATCTTGTGTTCTTCAGCGGCCCAGGCGCCCAGGTCGATGAGTTTGCAGCGGTCCGAGCAGAACGGCCGGTTGAGGTTGGTCGCTTTCCATTCCACGGGTGCGCCGCAGGTTGGGCAGTCGACGGTCAAGGGTTGGCTCATGATCGGCCTCCACGCAAAGTAAGGTAAAAGTGGTGCAGTCGCTCGACCTCGCTGTGCAGCCAGGCGAGGTCCTGGTCATTGACCAGGACGTCATCGGCATGTTTCAGGCGGTCTTCGCGGCTGGATTGTGCCTTGAGGATCGCCTGTACCTGTTGCTCGTTGATGCCGTCGCGCTGCAGGGTACGCTGAATCTGCAGCGATTGCGGCACGTCGATCACCAGGATGCGCTGGGTCATGCTGTACTGGCCGGATTCGATCAGCAGTGGCGACACCAGGATCGCGTAAGGTGACGTTGCCCGCGCCAGGTGGCTGCGGATTTCTTCACCAATCAACGGGTGCAGCAGGGCTTCGAGCCAACGGCGCTCTTCGGGGACTTCAAAGATCAGCTTGCGCAATGCGCCGCGGTCCAATTGGCCGTCAGGCTGCAACACGCCGGCGCCAAAGTGCTCAGCGATACGCGCCAGTGCCGGACGGCCAGGCTCCACCACCCAGCGGGCGGCGTGGTCGGCGTCTACCAGGTCGATACCCAGGTCGATAAAGTGCTGGGCCGCCGCGCTTTTGCCGCTGCCGATGCCGCCGGTAAGGCCGAGAATCCAGGGTGTTGCAACAGAAGTGGTCATCTGAAACCGACAGACTGCAAATAGAAGTCGGTTATTTGACCACCCCAGAGCAATGCAATCCAGCCGGCAATGGCCAGATACGGACCAAATGGCATCGGCGCCGACGCTTGGGCCTTGTGCAGGCGCATCAGGATCAAGCCGACAAATACACCGACCAACGACGACATCAACAGCGTCATCGGCAGAATCTGCCAACCGCCCCAGGCACCGAGCAGCGCGAGTAACTTGAAGTCGCCGTGGCCCATGCCGTCCTTGCCAGTGACCAGCTTGAACAGCCAGAACACGCTCCACAGGCTCATATACCCGATCACTGCGCCCCACAGTGCGTCGGCCAATGTCGTCAGCAGACCGAACCCGTTGACGATCAGCCCCAGCCACAGCAACGGCATCACCAGCACATCCGGCAACAATTGATGATCGGCATCAATCAGGCTCATCGCCAGCAAGCCCCAGCTCAGTACAAGCACTGCGCCCGCCTGCCAGCCAAAGCCGAAATGCCAGGCCACCCAGGCCGAGATCAGTCCACACGCCAGTTCAGTAAGCGGATAGCGAGGGCTGATTGCTCCTTTGCAATGGGCGCAACGACCTCGCAGAAACAAGTAACTGAGCAGTGGGATATTTTCCCATGGGCGTATCGGATGGTTGCAATGCGGGCAGCAGGAATTGGGGCGCATCAGGTTATAGGTCGGCCCGGCTGGGTCGGCGGGTAGACCGAGCACTTCATGGGCTTGGGCGCGCCATTCCCGTTCGAGCATTTTTGGCAGGCGCCACACCAGCACGTTGAGAAAACTGCCGACGATCAGCCCCAGTATCCCTGCCATCACCACAAAGGCCCCCGGGTGTTCAACCAGTAACAGGCTCAAAACGCGCTCCCCAGCTGGAAGACCGGCAAGTACATGGCGATGACCAGCGCGCCGACGATGCTGCCCAGGACCACCATGATCAGCGGCTCCATCAGGCTGGTGAGGTTATCGACCAGGTTGTCCACATCGGCCTCGTAATGATTGGCGACCTTTTCCAGCATACGGTCCAGTGTGCCCGACTCTTCGCCGATGGCAGTCATCTGGATCGCCATGGGAGGGAACAGGCCGCTGGCGAGCATGGATTGATTCAATGGCAGGCCGGTGGATACATCGTGTCGCATATGTTCGATTGCCTGTTTGAACGGCCCTGAACCGACCGCGCCGGCTACTGAATCCAATGCCTGAACCAATGGGACACCCGCCGCAAAGGTCGTGGACAGTGTGCGGGCGTAGCGGGCCACGGCCGATTTTGTCAGCAGTTTGCCTGCCAGCGGCGCTTTCAACAAACCGGCATCCAGCCAGAGTCGAAAAGCAGGGGCGGCGTTATAGGCGTGGCGCAACCCCATGCCTCCCGCGAGAATGCCCAGCGCTACGATCCACCAGGCTTTCTGCACAAACTCGGACAAGGCGATCACCTGCAAGGTGAAACCGGGTAGCGTGCCGTCGACGCCGGCAAACAGGTTCTGGAACTGCGGCACGACGTGGATCAGCAGAACACCGGTGACCAGGCTGGCCACCACCAGCACCGCGATCGGATAGGTCATGGCTTTTTTGATCCTGGCCCTTAATTGCTCGCTCTTTTCCCGATGGATCGCCACACGCTCCAGCAGGGTTTCCAGCGCTCCGGCCTGCTCGCCGGCCGCCACCAGATTGCAATACAGCTCATCGAAGCAGCGCGGTTGTTTGCGCAAGGCTTCGGCCAGGCTGGAACCTGCGGCGATCGCTTGTTTCAGCCCCTGCACCAACTCGCGAACAGCGCGGTTGTCGAAGCCATCGCCGATGACGGCGAAAGCTTGCAGCAGGGGAATCCCGGCCTTTAGCAGCGTCGCCAGTTGGCGAGTGAACAGGGTGATATCCGTCGATTTGATCGACGGTGTGAATCCTCGTAGAACGGGGGATTTCTTGCGGACATGCCCTGGGCTGATGCCCTGTTGGCGCAACTGGGCCCTGACCCAGGCAAGATTGTGCCCCGTGGTTTGCCCGCACACCCTGCGTCCTTTGCGATTGATGCCTTCCCAGGCGTACAGCGTTAAAGCGTCGTCCATGTCACCGTTCCGCACAGAGGTCGTCGAAGATTTATAGCTTAGTCAGGTGACGGATTCGGGCAGGCTGGGGAAGCAGGATAAAATGTCAGAATATGCGACTTGCGCGCGATTGAGCGTCTGCGGATGAGTACACTGGCGCCGCTGCACAACAACGGGGCGCAGGACGCGCCTTGTCATGAGTTTTATCCTGGAGAGTGAATGTGAGACGTCAAAAAGGTTTTACCCTGATCGAGCTGTTGATCGTCGTGGCAATCATCGGCATTTTGGCCACCATTGGCCTGCCCATGTACACCACCCACCAGGCCAAGGCCAAATTCACCGCCGGCCTGGCTGAAATCAGCGCGTTGAAGCCTGGGTATGAAGACACCCTCAACCAGGGCACGGTCCCGACGCTGGCATTGATCGGCGGCACCAGCCCGACAGCCAACTGCAAGATTGATGTAGCAGGCGATGTCGCCACGGGCGCGGGCTCCATCCAATGCGAAATACTCGACGCGCCCGCGCCGGTGCTGGGCAAGACCATCAGCCTAACGCGCAATGCCACCACCGGTTGGAAATGCACCACCACCGCTGACGCAAAATATGTCGCCAAAGGTTGCGGCGCCGACGGTGCATAACTGCTAAACCCTCCGCAGGGAAGTTGAGGTGGCCGATGGCGTTATCCGTAGAGCAGCGTGGCAGTATTTTCCTGGTGGCCGTGGTGTGCCTGCTGGTGGTTGGGGTTTGTGCTCCCTTCAGTGGGCATGATCTGCAACGGGTGATGCAGATCGCCATCGGGGCTTGCGCGGTGCTGTACGGGCTGTCGGTCGCCCACGTTGAACGGCTGGTTGACCGGCCCACGGCCTTGAGCCTGGCGCTGATCATTGTGCTGGGCCTGGCGTCTTCAATGCGGGCTCACCAGCCGCTCTGGGCGCTTGTCGAAATGGCATCGTTCGTCAGCTGTGGCGCGATTGCGGTGGCATTCGCCCTGCTGCGACGCCAGGGCGGTGAATCGTTGGACCGCGTCTTGATTCTGTTCGTGGTGCTGCTGTGCCTGATCAAATCGATTCAATACACCTACGCCGGTGCTCTGGCGTTCATCAGCGCTGAGCGCACGCTAGACCCTGACGTATTGCTGGCCGGCTTTTCCAACAAGCGTTTCTACGGCCAGTTCCAGACGTTTACTTTGCCGCTGCTGGCGCTCCCCTTATTGATCCCCACGCTGTCTCGCTCACTCAAGGCCGTGGTGTTTGCGCTGCTGTGCGTGTGGTGGCTGATTGCAGTGGCTGGCGGCACGCGTGGCACCTGGCTTGGCATGGGCGCGGCGGGCGTGGTGTTGGCGGTGCTGGGGCCATGGGGCCGGCGCTGGTTGGGGTGGCAGTTGGCCGCAATGCTGGGCGGACTGTTGTTGTATTGGCTGGTGTTCAAGGTGTTGGCGGATTACCTGGGGATCGAGATCGCCAATGCCGCCAGCGATCGCCTCACGACGTCGTTGTCGGGGCGAGGGCCGATCTGGTGGCAGGCCTGGCATATGCTCGTCGAGCGGCCTTGGTTGGGCTTCGGGCCAATGCATTTCGCCGATATCACCAACAGTATTGCCGCTCACCCCCATCAGACCATCCTGCAATGGACGAGCGAGTGGGGCGTGCCATCCGCGTTGTGCGTCGCGGTGTTGGCATGGCGAGGAGGCTGGGCCACGGTCGGTGTCGTGCGTGAGCGTGCGCTGAGCGCCGAGTGTGCAGATTTGCTGCGGCTGTGCCTGTTTGCGGCGTTGGTCGGTGCGCTGGTGCAGTCCATGGTCGACGGCGTGATCGTGATGCCCAACTCCCAGGTCTGGCTGGCGCTGGTGGTGGGCTGGCTGATGGCGTTGCACGTCTGGCGAACCCCACAAACCAACGAGTTGCCATTGGCCTGGAGCGCCTGGAAAGCAATGGGTGTACTGGCCGTTGGTCTGTTGGTTGTGATCGCCTTGCGGGACGTTCCTCATATCGAACACGCTCAACAGCAGTACCTGGGCGCCCATGGCAATCACCTGCAACCACGCTTCTGGGCCCAAGGCGTGATTGCCCGCTGACGGCGGCAAGTTGCCGGACTCCCGATGCGGTGCTAGCTTTAGCCCACCGCCCGTGTAGCTCAGCCGGTAGAGCAGCGCACTCGTAACGCGAAGGTCGCAGGTTCGATTCCTGTCTCGGGCAAAAAGGCAACATCGGCAGCACTGTTTTCAGATGATCCCAGAATGGTTCTGAAGGCCAGACGAGCTGGCATTTGCGCCCGCTCTTTTGTATCTGCGCAACCTTGATGACCCAGATGCATCCCCATTCCTCGATCTAAGAGAACGACATGACCACGACTGAAATGACCCAGGAAGTTCGGCATCAAGCAGCCCTCGAAAAATACCTCGAGGAGTCGCCGCAACTTAAAGAAGAGATCAAGGACCTGAGCGCCGATGATCAGCGCGACCAGATTCAGTGGGCATTCGAGGACGAGGCCGAGAGCCAGGGTTATCAGCCCTGGGAGCTGACCCTCAAGTACACCTCGACACCGGAAGAGTTCGAAGCGGCACGGCTGGCCTTGCATAAAGAGGCGGCTGAAGTGTTGGGTGTCGAGTGGGAAGAGTATTG
The genomic region above belongs to Pseudomonas azotoformans and contains:
- a CDS encoding cysteine hydrolase family protein, whose translation is MTRTVSLLCPQSTRSLPAWAKSTLVGLGMMLGFGQFAAAADAAANPHPTIRAMSGAESIGRLDPKTTALLVIDFQNEYFTGRMPIPDGMKALENTQHLITFADKEHIQVIHVQHIAPDGAAVFATNGKTVDFHPLMKPRPQDKLVQKTTVSVFASTDLDAQLKQAGIKTLIITGLMTHACVAGAARDAAPLGYDVVVASDATATRAITRVDGRSVTKDELHNAALAEIEDTFGSVLTTSQIIALPVN
- a CDS encoding LysR family transcriptional regulator, which gives rise to MNQLSAMRAFRGIVEAKGFSAAAERLDTTHSTISRQLQQLETELGAQLINRNTRRFSLTSAGEQYYAACVDILDRVEAASQAVAQGHQRAEGLLRVSVPLVVGTLDLPQWLPGFQRRYPDIELELHCDDQFVDLVADGFDVALRIASALADTTLMARALTISKQVLVASPAYIGRHGLPRSAQELDKHRLLTFIGASSDWVLSPVRGEAVTVTPSGRFRSNTISALHAATLAGAGIACFTQATVRSDLAQDRLVPILPNYSLGERHYYALYPQSRHLAPKVRAFVDHMAEFYRAQ
- a CDS encoding NAD(P)/FAD-dependent oxidoreductase, with the translated sequence MTHRIIIVGGGAGGLELATRLGKTLGKRGTASITLVDANLTHIWKPLLHEVAAGSLNSSEDELNYVAQAKWNHFEFQLGRMSGLDREQKKIQLAATLDEEGRELVPARVLGYDSLVIAVGSTTNDFGTEGAAQHCLFLDTRKQAERFHQQLLNHYLRAHAGQTDVVEKISVAIVGAGATGVELAAELHNAAHELAAYGLDRIKPENMHITLIEAGPRVLPALPERIGGPVHKTLEKLGVTVLTNSAVSEVTADALITSSGQIIPASLKVWAAGIRAPGFLKDIDGLETNRINQLQVLPTLQTTRDENVFAFGDCAACPQPGTDRNVPPRAQAAHQQASLLAKSLKLRIEGKDLPSYKYTDYGSLISLSRFSAVGNLMGNLTGSVMLEGWLARMFYVSLYRMHQMALYGFFRTAMLMLGSKIGRGTEPRLKLH
- a CDS encoding DUF3094 family protein — its product is MTSRLNPDDQQHVEEYLQLSQNRVERKPFRPWLLLGVVLVVVIGLGLLSRLLSYLTL
- a CDS encoding DUF1780 domain-containing protein, with the protein product MDDSDYLRLLTVAAEQANAFLSNARKWERERWVCQRLLQGLNVPYRAEEFHAAGQEPPDVLFRDASFEVFFVLDEGRRLNDEWRDELLRRRSAFSLSQLVRRETKPRRIPAHEFLLRLAPTLRKKAHNYKERGMDLGELDIVAFTSLKREVLDLNSHFPPPTEYLRQGWRSLSLVGPTFARVLFAHPDAPDFLRNNLGRSIVFDVGISL
- a CDS encoding autotransporter outer membrane beta-barrel domain-containing protein gives rise to the protein MHTLHPKRPAILALSPLALAMFMLQPTPARAFTPTVNNGAVVDGEMVTGGQQSIGTNGTANNTLIEVTGTQAVFQHGVSNDATVNGRQLVQSGTSNRAVVNVGGSQVVSAGGIANGTVLNGGTQTVQTPNSRANGTVINSGGVQTLTLGASAADTVINDGGVQTVINQGAALNTFVLTGGVQNLERGILGGAVATDTHISGGVQNVYDSATANNSTVSNGGQVNLFGGAQANGLVADAGGSVSVMENGVKTVDSLTLNGGRLVFAPSTDGTFKTFTVNALSGSGSILMNTDIASAQNDVLVVEGAGLASGNHTLIVADSGHEPGTADGRLLLVDTHGGSAKFDLYGGHVDAGAFRYGLQQEGDDWVLASAGKGPSGPSPQNLSSGANAAIAAHTASASLWSAQMNALVKRLGELRMGEDNGGVWTRAISRRFDVSEQSSRAYSQNISGLEIGADKAVALSNGRVYLGAMVGTARSDQDFGEGASGNTDSKMFGVYATYLHDNGIYVDSVLKYSRFDNDIKMPTNLGDRVKGSYKTNGVGADIEVGKHIPLGSGWFVEPQLELTATRTQGADYTASNGLRVKSDDLDSLQSRVGSLFGRSLALSNGMKAQPYVKASYVTEHAGGSKVSVNGNKLDAKLPGDRVELGFGGVLQVSEKSKISLDAEYAKGNSIEQPWGVNLGYRYLW
- a CDS encoding energy-coupling factor ABC transporter permease; this encodes MISAAMLAPQTLGIGWVLYAPVLVWAVLRSPWVELFADRRRQHLLFGTVFALFMLWLVRRDFDTGVSYHFIGMTAVTLLLDWPLAIVGGFAAQFGLMLLGRQDLGALGINGLLLVVLPVLVTEACAQLVERAQPRNPFVYIFCSGFFAAALSALLCLLFGLGLLWFDGRFAMPEWLEDFVGYLWLIIFPEAFINGMVVSALVVFCPEWLETFNRTRYLSAPWKDDDSQR
- the yacG gene encoding DNA gyrase inhibitor YacG, encoding MSQPLTVDCPTCGAPVEWKATNLNRPFCSDRCKLIDLGAWAAEEHKIPVAPDAEDELFSEDLPPRH